The Erythrobacter sp. HL-111 DNA segment CGATGATGGTGACGCCCGGAAATCGCGGGTCGTGGAGTGTCATTGCTGCTGCTCCCATTCTTGTCTGGTCAGCGAATACTGGATCGTCGGATTTTCCTCCGGGCGAAAGGCCGGGTCATCGAAATCGAGGTCGCGCCGCCGCTTCATGCCAAGCTTTTCGATCAGCTTCCAGCTTGCGACATTGGCGTCGCTCGTCAGCGCCACGAGATGCGGCGCGCCGAGGGTTTGGAACGCCCAGCCGATCACACCGCGCATGGCTTCGTGTGCGTATCCCCTGCGCCAGCGATCCTGCCGCACCACCCAGCCGATCTCGTGATCGCCCGGATTGGGCGCGAGCGCGTTGTCGACCCGCTTCATGCCCGCATGGCCGACCAGTTCCCCGTTCGCCTGCTCGATCAGCATCATGAAGCCGAAACCGTGGTTCGCGTAGCTCTCCATGATCCGGCCATGCCTGATCTCGATTTCCTCGAGCGACTTCGGCCCGCCCAGGTGGCGCATCATTTCGGGCGCGCTGAGCAATCGGTGCTGGAGCGCGGCATCGCCCGGCCGCACGCGGCGCAGGATCAGCCGGTCGGTTTCGATTACCGTGTCGTCGATCGCGTCAGCCATCGCGGCTTTCCCAGCCCGCGCGGTCGATCGCGTAGACGATCACGTGCGGGTCGTCGGGGTCGAAGCCGGCTTCCTCGAAATCCAGGTCCGAGCGCCGGACCATGCCGAGCCGCTCCATCAGCCCCCAGCTCGCCCGGTTGTTGCGGACGGTGAGCGCGATCACCAGCGGCGCGGCAAACCGGTTGAAGGCCACATCGAGCGAGGCCTCAGCCGCCTCGCGCGCATAGCCGTGGCCCCACGCCTCCTCGCGCAGCCGCCAGCCGATCTCGAATTCGCCGACCGGCCCGCCCGGCGCGTTGCACCTCTTGAGCCCGCAAAAGCCGAGGATCGCGCCATCCTCGCGGCGCTCGACCACCCAGAAGGTGTGCCCGTGCTCGGCCCGGTAGCGCTCCAGCCGCTCGCGCGTGGCGGCCATCTTGGCGTCGTCCATCACCCCGCCCAGCCAGCGCATCACCGCAGGCGTGTTGGTGGCGGCGAAGAACGGCTCCCAGTCCGCCTCGCGCCAGTCGCGCAAGGCGAGGCGAGGCGTTTCCAGCCGGAAGTCAGACCGCTGGTCAGCCATTCAGCAGGCGCGCGGCGACGGGCGCGTGATAGGTCAGGATGCCGCTGCATCCGGCGCGCTTGAAGGCGATGAGCTTTTCCATCAGCAGCGCGTCGCGATCGCCCGCCCCGACGCTTTCGGCCGCCTCGATCATCGCGTATTCGCCGGACACCTGGTAGGCGAAGACGGGCACGCCGAAGGCCTGTTTGACGCGGTAGATGATGTCGAGATAGGCCAGCCCCGGCTTCACCATCACGCTGTCCGCGCCCTCGGCAATGTCGAATTCGACCTCGCGCAGCGCCTCGTCGCCATTGGCCGGGTCCATCTGGTAGCTTTTCTTGTCGCCCTTCAGCAGCCCGCCCGATCCGACCGCGTCGCGGAACGGGCCGTAGAAGGCGCTCGCATACTTGGCGGCGTAGCTCATGATCTGGACGTTGTGGTGCCCGCCCATCTCGAGCGCGCGGCGGATCGCGCCGACGCGCCCGTCCATCATGTCGGAAGGGGCGATGATGTCGGCCCCGGCCTCGGCCTGGTTGATCGCCTGGTCGACCAGCACCGCGACCGTGTCGTCATTGGTGACGTAGCCGCGTTCGTCGAGGAGGCCGTCCTGCCCGTGGCTGGTATAGGGATCGAGCGCGACATCGGTCAGCACGCCGATCTCCTCGCCGCAGGCATCCTTGATCGCCCGGATCGCGCGGCACATCAGGTTGTCGGGGTTGTGCGCCTCCTCGCCCGCGTCGCTGCGCCGGTCCGGGGGCGTGTTGGGGAACAGCGCGACCACCGGGATGCCGAGCCTGACCGCTTCGCGCGCGCGTTCGGCGATGAGATCGACCGACCAGCGCGAAACGCCGGGCAGGCTCGCCACCGGGTCCTCCACGCCCTCGCCCGAAGTGACGAAAAGCGGCCAGATGAGGTCGGCGGGCGTGAGCAGCGTTTCACGGTGGAGCGTCCGGCTCCAGGCGGAAGCGCGCGTCCGGCGCAGGCGGGTGTTGGGGTAATGTCCTCTCATGGAGCGACGTGTTGCCGCAAAGATCGCCTGCGCGCAATCGGGCGCGCGGCGTCAGTTCATGCTTCGGGCGAGGTCGATCTTCTCGATCTCGCGCTCGGGCTCGTCGATCTCGCTCGGCAGCGGCTCGAGATCGGCGAGCGCGGCGCCCACCTCGACCTGCTTCAACTCGATCAGGCGGCGGCGGAAATCGATCAGCTCCGTGCCGGACAGCTGCGCGCGGGAGACGAAGGCGACGCTTTCGGGATTGATCGAACGCCCGCCGCGATACATCTCGTAATGGAGGTGCGGGCCGGTCGACAGCCCGGTCGAGCCGACATAGCCGATGATCTGCCCGCGTTCGACCCGCTGGCCGCGGCTCACCGCCATCCGGCTCATGTGGCAATAGCGCGTCGAAAGCCCTTCGCCGTGGTCGATCCGCACCGCGATCCCGCACCCGCCCGCGCGGCCCGCCGACGTCACCCGCCCGTCGGTCACGGCGGCGATCGGCGTGCCGTGGCGGGCGCGGAAATCGAGCCCGGCGTGCATCCGGCGATAACCGAGGATCGGGTGGCGCCGCATTCCGTACCGCGAGGAAACCGGGCCGGGCACCGGTTGCACCAGCCCGCGGCGCTGCTCGCCCACGCCCGAGGCTTCGTAGAACTGGCCATCCTCGCCCCAGCGCATGAGCTGGGTCTTCGGCTGCCCGCCGCGGTCGATCCCGGCATAGAGCAATTGCCCCGCCTGCCGTTCCCCCGTGGCGGCGCGGCGATAGGCGAGGATGATGTCGAATTCGTCCGAGGCGCGCACGTCGCGGTCGAGGTCGATCTGGTTGTCGAGCGCGCGCAGGTATTCCTGCACCGCGCTGGCCGGGACGCCGGCGGCGCGCATCGAGCGGTAGAGGCTCTGCCCGACCGGGCCGCGCACCCGCAGCGGCGTGTCGTCGACCCGGATGACGTTGCGCCTGAGCGCGAGCGGCCCCGTCCCCGCTTCGCCGGCGCGCTCGATCGCGAGCTCGAGGTCGAACCGCGCGCGGAAGGACAGCGCATCGAGCGGGCGCGGCGCGCCCGGGGCGGGACGGCGGCCGAGCACGATGTCGATCTGCGTGCCGGGTTTCAGTTCGGTCAGCGGCATGGCCTCGCCGATCAGCCCGGTGACCCGCGCGACATCCCCGCCCGCAAGGCCCGCACGGCGCAGCATGGAACCGAAGCTGTCGCCGGGGGCGAGCGTCGCGACCAGTTCGATCCGCGGGCGTTCCGGCGCGTCCCTGAGCGGGATGACCCGCCCGCCCGGCGCCATGCGCCGCCCGGTTTCCCCGCCGAGGCCGAGCGGCAGGATCATCCGGCTGCGCATCTCCTCGCGGATCCCGGGATCCTGCGGCATGGCGGCGCGCGCTTCGAGCGTGGTGAAATCGGGCCAGAAGGCGAATGCCGCCGCGCCCAGCGCGATCAGCGTGCCGAGCCCGCGGAACCAGCGGCGGCTACCGATATTCTCGGCGAGGTCGGGGGCAAGGTCGAGCCGGTCGAACCACCGCCCGGCCGACAGCTTCCATTCGTCGTAGCGATCGCCGAAGCCGCGCACGCGGGTGACGACCTGGCGCCGGACCTTTTGCTGCGGGCTGGGGGGCGCGGCCGCCTTGCCGCGGCGAAGGTAGGAGACGAGGTTCCCGGCATCGGGCAGCACCGGAACGGCCGGATCGCGGCCACCTTCGCGCGAGCGGGCGGCGTCGGCGGCGGCGTCGGCGTCGGCGTCAGCGGGCCAGCCCTCCCGGCCCCAGGCTGCGCCATCAATGTCGCGTGCGTAATTCAAGCATCTCGTCCGGTCTCGAGGTGGCCCGGCCCGGCGGCGGTACCGACGGAGCGCACGGCCCTGCGCCCTTCCCGGCGCGTCCCCTTTGCCCGTATTCCCTGCCCGATCAAAGTAAATGCCGGCTTAACCAGCGACCGGACGAGTCTGGCCTGCGACGGACGGATGCGACCCGGGCACGGGCCGCCCCCATCGGAGGTTGCTCCGCGCGGCCAAGCCTGACAGAACGGGGGCCGTGACCTTTCCCGCGAACGAGACCGGCCGGGGCGAACATGGCCGCGCGGGCGCCAGAAGTGGGGGCGGCGGGCAGGTGCGCGCCGTGCTCGGCCCGACCAACACCGGCAAGACCCATCTCGCGATCGAGCGGATGTGCGGGCACTCCTCGGGCATGATGGGCTTTCCGCTGCGCCTGCTCGCGCGGGAAGTCTATGACCGGGTTCGGGCGATCAAGGGCGACGACGCGGTCGCGCTCATCACCGGGGAGGAACGGATCGAGCCGCCCAACGCGCGCTATTTCCTCTGCACGGCGGAGGCGATGGACCGGCTGGGCGGCGGGCATTCCTTCGTCGCGGTGGACGAGGCGCAGCTGGGCGCGGACCCCGAACGCGGGCACATCTTCACCGACCGACTGCTGAACGCGCGCGGGCGGGACGAGACGATGATCCTCGGCTCGGCCACGCTCGAGCCGATGATCCGCCAGCTGATCCCGCGCGCCGAACTGGTCGAACGGCCGCGCTTCTCCACCCTCACCCACGCAGGGTCCGCCAAGCTGTCGCGCCTCCCGCCGCGCTCGGCCGTCGTCGCCTTCTCGGTCGAGCAGGTCTACGCCATGGCCGAGGCGCTGCGCCGCTTTCGCGGCGGGGCGGCGGTGGTCATGGGCGCGCTCAGCCCCGAAACGCGCAACCGCCAGGTCGAGCTGTTCCAGAACGGCGAGGTCGATTACATCGTCGCCACCGATGCGATCGGGATGGGATTGAACCTCGATCTCGACCACGTCGCCTTCGCCGCGCTGACCAAGTTCGACGGGCGGCGCAAGCGGCGGCTCGCCCCGGCGGAGATGGCGCAGATCGCCGGACGCGCCGGGCGGCACCAGCGCGACGGCAGCTTCGGCACGCTGACGGGCGGGGGTTCGCGCTCCGGCGCGCCGCTCGAATTCACCGAGGAAGAGATCTACGCGATCGAGGAGCATCGCTTCGCCCCCCTCACCCACCTGTTCTGGCGGGAGGCCGAACCGCGTTTCGACAGCCTTGCCGCGCTGATCGCCGATCTGGAATCCAAACCCGAACACGACGCGCTCAAACCCGCCCCGCCCGCAATCGACCTCGCCGTGCTCAAACGCCTCGCCGAAGAGCCGATCGCCGACACCGTCAAGGGCGCGGGCGCGGTGCGGCGCTTCTGGGAGGCCTGTTCGCTGCCCGATTTCCGCGCGGTCGGGGTCGACACCCACGCCCGCTTCGTCGCCCGCCTGTGGGACGACCTGCGCGAAGGGTGTCTCGGCGCGGATTTCGTCGCCGCGCGCATCGCCGAGCTTGACCGGGTGCAGGGCGACATCGACACGCTGCAGGGGCGGATCGCGGCGATTCGCTCGTGGGCCTATATCTGCCAGCGGCCCGACTGGGTGCTCGCCCGCGACGAGATGGCGGCCCGCGCACGGGCCGTGGAGGCGAAGCTGTCCGATGCGCTCCACGCGCGCCTGACCGAACGCTTCGTCAACCGGAGGACGACGATCTTGATGAAATCGCTGGGACAGGATGCGAGCGCCCTTCCCGTCACGCTGGAACCGGACGGCCGCGTGACGGTCGAGGGCGAGGCGATCGGGCGGCTGGAGGGTTTCCGCTTCAGCGTCGATCCCGATGCGACGCTGGCGGACCGCAAGATGCTGCTCGCCGCGGGCGAGCGGGCGCTCCCGGCGATCCTGACGCAGCGGGCGGACATGCTGCTGGGCGAGCGGCTGGCGGAACTGGAGATCGCGCAAGGCGCGATCGAGTGGCAGGGCCGCCCGCTCGCGACGATCACCATGCCGCCCGATTTCGCCGCCCCCCGGCTCGACTTCGCGCGCGAGGTGACGATGCTGCCCGACGCGGCGCGTGCCCGGCTAGAAGGAGGCCTGTCGGCGTGGCTCGCGGCCCGGCTCGAACCGCTCGCGCCCCTGCGCAAGCTGGCCGAGGCGGCGCGCGATCCCGCGGCCGGTTCGCAGGCGCGGGCGCTGCTCATCACCCTGATCGAGGCAGGCGGCGTCGTCAGCCGGGAAAAGGCCGGGCTCGAACACCTGCCCAAGGAGATGCGGCCCTTCCTGCGGAAGCTGGGCGTCACCTTCGGCGCGCTCGACATCTTCGCCGGTCCCCTGCTCAAGCCCGCGCCGCGCCGCCTGCTCCATGCGCTCGGGCTCGACCGCAGGCCGCTGCAGGACGCGATGCTGCCGGTGCTGGCCGAACAGAAGCGCCTGCCCGCCGGTTACCGCCCGGCCGGGACGCAGGCGATCCGGGTCGACCTTGCCGAAAAGATCCTGCGCGCCGCCTTCGACGCGCGCGCCAAAGCCGGGGAGCGGGCGGCGAAGGGCGCCGCGCCCGCGCCGCGCAAGGCCCGCAGCGGGGCGCGTTTCCGGATCGACCTTGCCCTGCCCACCTCGATCGGGCTGGAAGAGGACAACACCCGCCGCCTGCTCGGCAGCGCGGGTTTCCGCTACCACCGCGCGCGCACCCTTGCCGAAGCCGCGTTCGGCCCGCCCGCGCCCGACAGCTGGACCTGGCGCCCGCGTAGGGCTGGGGAGCCGCGGCGCGCGCGCGACGGGCAGGCGGGTGACGGGCGACAGGGCGAGGGGCAGCACCGCGCGGAAAAGCCGCGCACCGCGCGCAAGGGGCCGCCGCGCAAGGGCCCTCCGGCCAAGGAACACAGGCCGCGCGCGCCCAAACCCGATGCAGGCCCGGCCCGCAGCGGGGGCGCCTTCGACGGGCTCGCCGAACTGCTCGGGCAGAAGGCGGGCGGCAAGTGAAGCCGGCGGCGGATTAGGGAGCGGCGCGGATGGTCGAGGGCGCGGCGCAGACGATGCGGCTCGACCGGCTGCTCGTCTACCTGCGCTTCGCCCGGACCCGCGCGGCCGCCCGCGCCCTGATCGAGAGCCGGGCTTTGCGCCGGAATAGAAATCATGTGCGGCGCGTCGCCGAAAACGTCGCTATAGGGGACGTGCTGACGCTCCCCGTCGGGGGCGAGGTCCGGGTGGTCGAGGTCCTGTCCCTGCCCGAAAGGCGCACCTCGCCCGCGCTGGCAAGATGTCACTATCGCGTGCTTGACCCTCGCGGTGAAATCGCCATAGCACCGGACCAAACGCCGCCGAATGATATGAAAGCTCCTCAATGACCTACGTCGTCACCGAAGACTGCATCAAGTGCAAGTACACCGATTGCGTCGAAGTGTGCCCGGTGGATTGCTTCTACGAGGGCGAGAACATGCTCGTCATCAATCCGAGCGAATGCATCGATTGCGGCGTGTGCGAACCGGAATGCCCGGCCGAGGCGATCCTGCCCGACACCGAGGACGGGCTGGAAAAATGGCTGGAGCTCAACACCAAGTATTCCGCCGAATGGCCGAACATCACGAGCCAGAAGGAACCGCCCGAGGACGCCGACCAGTTCAAGGGTGAAAAGGGCAAGTTCGAGAAGTATTTCAGCGCGGAACCCGGCGAAGGCGATTGATCCTGCGCGCCATCCCGGGCCGTGAACCCGGTTTCGTCCCGGCCGGGTGAGGGTTCCGGGCCGGACGCGGCCATCGCCGGTTTCGCCGCGCGTCGCCGGGCGGGAATGCGAACGGGTCGGCGCGCCCGCATGGCGCGGGGCCTCCGCCGGGGCGCGGCGGAACGGTCGGGCCGCGCTGCGGTTGGAGCCTTATGCGTCCGATCATCGCTTCGCTCAAGTCCGGCTGGACCCGCGCCAATGCCGAGAACGCCCCGCTGCTCGCCGCGGGGATCGCCTATTACGCCTTCCTCTCCTTCGTGCCGCTGCTGGGTGCGATCGTGCTCGCCTACGGGCTCATCGCCGACCCCGAAACCATCGCGGGGCACGCCGCCGCGCTGACCGAGGAACTGCCCGCTTCCTCGGCCGATCTCGTCACCAGCCAGCTCGAAAGCGTCACCGACAGGCGCAGCGGGACCTCCGGGCTCGGCTTCGTCGTCGCGCTCGCGCTCGCCCTGTTCGGATCGCGGCTCGCGGCGGGGGCGGTCATCACGGCATTCGATGTCGCCTTCAGGGCGAGGGAGAAGCGCGGGCTGATCCGCGCGAACCTGCTCGCGCTCGCGGTCACGCTGGGGGCGATCGTCGCCTTCGGGATCGTCGCCGGGGCGACCGCCGTGGTTTCGGTGTTCCTCGCGGAATCGGGCGAGCGCTTCCTCACCTTCGCCCTCGTCGGCCTGGTCGGGGTCGGCGGGGCGGTGCTGGCCTATCGCCTCGTGCCGAACAGCGAGGGGCGCGTGTCCTACGCGGCGGCCCTGCGCGGTGCGGTGCTGTTCGCGATCGGTTGGATGGGGGCGAGCGCGGGCTTCGGCTTCTACGTTTCGAATTTCGGCAATTACAATGCGACTTACGGCTCGCTCGGCGCCGTCGTCGTGTTCCTGACCTGGCTCTTCATCAGCGCGCTCCTGCTGCTGATCGGGGCCTTCGTCGCCAGGGCCAGCGCAGGCGGCGACGCGGGGGCGCCGACGGACCCGTAAGCATCGGGACTCGCAATTTTGTTGCGAACATGTTATAGAATGGTCCAACCTCGCCGGTGGGTCCCGGCGGTGGCGCCAGAAAACAGGAAAAGGCCACTTACCAGCAGCACAGTCTCGGTTGAATGCGGCCCGGTGCCTGCCTGTTTCTTCGGGCAATGCACCGCAAGGAACCATTCGCCCGATCGGCGGGAGCTGCTGGGGGCTGAGAGAAAGGAACTCGCATGGCTAGCAATGCGCCTGCCTTCACGGTCGGAGACTATGTCGTTTACCCCAAGCACGGCGTCGGCCGCGTGATCGAGTTGCAGAGCGAGGAAATCGCCGGGATGCAGCTCGAACTCTACGTGCTGCGTTTTGAAAAGGAGCGCATGACGCTGCGCGTTCCGGTGAACAAGGTCGAATCGATCGGGATGCGCAAGCTGTCCTCGGACAAGACCCTGAAGGAGGCGATGGAAACCCTGAAGGGCAAGCCCAAGGTCAAGCGCACCATGTGGTCGCGCCGCGCGCAGGAATACGAAGCCAAGATCAATTCGGGCGACCTCGTTTCGATCGCCGAAGTGACGCGCGACCTGTTCCGCCCGGAAGACCAGCCGGAACAGTCCTATTCCGAACGCCAGATCTTCGAAGCCGCCTCGAGCCGCCTCGCCCGCGAACTCGCGGCGATGGAGGAAACCGACGAACAGACCGCGCTCGAGAAGATCCTCGGCGTGCTGCGCGAACACGCGCCGCAATACTACGAAAACAGCGAGGAAAGCTGACCTCCGCCAGCCGGCATCATCAGCCGGCCGGGCACGATCGCAGGGCCGCTCCGCAAGGGGCGGCCCTTTGCGTTTGCGGGCGGCGCGCCGTGCGAATGGCGGACCGGGGAAAGGCTTGCGCGAGCCATGGTAGTGTATTATATCACCAATACACAGGCTGCAGGAGGGCAGGAATGATCGGCAATTTCATCTCTCGCATGGCGCCCCTGGCGGCGCTCGCGCTCGGCACGGCGCTCGCCGGATGCGGGGCGGATGTCCGCGTCAACGGCATGGGCGGCGTGCCGCTCGCCGAGCTCGACACGAACGGGCCGGCGCCGACCAGGCTCGTCCTCGCGAGCGGGGACAGGGTCGTCCTCAGCGAGGGCGACACGCTCGCCATCACGGTCGACGGCGACGAGGAAGAGAGCGCCAGGCTGCGCTTCTCGCTGGAGGAATCGACCCTTGGCATCGGCCGCAAGAACGGCAGCTGGGGTTCGGGCAGCGCGGTCACCGTCAACGTCACCATGCCCCCGCCCGAAAGCATCGCGATCGCGGGGAGCGGGACGGTCAGGGCCGTCACGCTGGCACGGGACGCGGACATCTCGATCGGCGGTTCGGGCGATGTCGCGGTCGAACGCATCGCCGCGGGCACGCTCGAGCTGAACATCGGCGGGAGCGGATCGATCAGGGGCGCCGGCACGGCCGAGCGGCTCGAAGTCAATATCGGCGGCTCGGGCGATATCGATCTCACCGCGCTCAAGGCCGACCGGGCCGAGGTCAGCATCGGCGGCGCGGGCGATGTCGCCTTCGCCTCGGACGGGACCGTGGAGGCGACCATCGCCGGATCGGGCGACGTCCGCGTGACCGGCAGCGCCAAGTGCGAGGTCACCGCCTTCGGTTCGGGCAGGCTGACCTGCTCGCCCGCCCCCGCCGCCGCGACGGCCGATCCGGGGGAAGCGGAAGAACCCACCGCGGGCTGACGACGACGCTTGCGCGAATCGGCGCGGCGCGCATGGTGCGGCGATGCGCGCCCTCTCCGCCCTGCCGGCGCTCGCCGCCCTGCCCCTGCTGTCCGCCTGCCTCGCCAGGACGGCGGTGGACATCGTCACGCTGCCGGTGCGCGCCGCCGGGGAAGTCGTCGATGTCGCCACCACCAGCGAATCCGAACGGGACGAGAAGCGCGGGCGCGAACTGCGCGAGCGCGAGGAACGGCTCGGCCGGCTCGAACGGCGCTATGCCGAGGAGATCGCCGATTGCCGCGACGGCGACGAGAGCGCCTGCGAAGACGCCCGCGCGACCTGGGCCGAACTGGAGGAGCTGCGGGCGCGGCTTCCCTCGGCACCGCCGCCCCTCCCGAAAGCGATTAGGCCCGAAAGCGATCAGTCCGGCGGCGTCGCGGCCCGGCGGAGCCGGTCGTTCACCGCCCGGCCGACGCCCCGATCGGGCACCGGCGCGACGGCGATCCGCGGCCGGTCGGACCGGGCGGCTTCGTGAAGGCAGTGATAGAGCCGCGCCGCGGCCTCGGTGACGTCGCCGCTCGCCGACAGCGTGACATCGCCCGTGACCGGGCCGAAACCGATCAGGAATTCATCCGCCTCCGCTTGCGCCGCGTCCAGACGGACCGGCTTGCCCGGCGCGTAATGGCTGGCGAGCTGGCCGGGGGCGGTGATCCCTGCGGGCGCTTGCCCGACCGGCATCTCGCGGTCGTGGTAATCGCGATAGAGCGCGGCGACATCGACCGGGCCGGGGCGCAGTTCGTGCCATGCATCGTCAGGCCCTATCCGCAGGATGGTCGATTCCACCCCCGCCTCGGTCGGCCCCGCGTCGAGGACCAGATCGATGCGCCCATCGAGCGAGGCGAGAACGTGCTCCGCGCTCGTCGGGCTGATGAAGCCGGAGCGGTTGGCCGAAGGCGCGGCGAGGGGGAAATCCACCGCTTCCAGCAGGGCGCGCATCACCGGATGCGCCGGAGCGCGCAGGGCGACGGTGGGAAGCCCCGCCGTCACGGCCTCGGCCAGCGCGGCGTCGGCGCGTCGCTCCACCACGAGCGTCAGCGGTCCGGGCCACATGACCTGCGCGATGTCACTGAGCACGGGGTCCGAAAAATCGCCATAAAGCGCGGCCTGTTCGACATCGCGCACATGGACGATCAGCGGGTTGAAGTCCGGACGCCCCTTCGCCGCATAGATCCGCGCCACCGCCTCGGCAGAATCCGCCCGCGCGGCGAGGCCGTAGACCGTCTCGGTCGGAACCGCGACGAGCCCGCCCGCTTCGAGGATCGCCGCGGCCCGTGCGATCCCTTCCTCGTCGGCGGGAACCACCGGTGTTGTGTCCTTGTCGCGCATGGCATGGGCGCTATATTCGACAGGGCCGCCTGCCAAGGGCGCTTTTCCAACCCCTTCCTCTCCCGCAACAAGGACGAGAATTCGCCGTGACACCCTTTACCCCGCCGACCCAGGACCAGCTGCTTGCCATTCGCGTCAATGCGGGGATCGAGGAACTGCAGAAATCCGAACGCTTCGCCCATGCCGAACCCGATCTTGTCGAAGCGATCGTCGAGGGCGTCGGCCAGTTCGCGGCCGGGGAATTCGCGCCCCTGAACCGCGTGGGCGATCTCGAAGGGGCGAAGCTCGAAAACGGCGTGGTCCGCCTGCCTGACGGATTCAAGGAAGCCTACGAAGCCTATGTCGAACAGGGCTGGAACGCGATCGCCAGTCCGGCCGAGTTCGGCGGGCAGGGCCTGCCCTTCACCCTGGCGTGCAACGTGCTCGAGAATCTCGGCGCGGCGAACATGGCGTTCAACCTGCTGCCGATGCTTTCGGTCGGGGCGATCGACGCGCTCGAACATCATGGGTCGAAGGACCAGCAGGCGAAATACCTGCCCGATCTCGTCAGCGGGAAATGGTCGGGGACGATGAACCTGACCGAACCCGCCGCGGGTTCGGACGTGGGCGCGCTGCGGAGCACGGCCGAACCGGTCACCGACGGGCCTCATGCCGGGAAATACCGGATCACCGGCCAGAAGATCTACATCACCTGGGGCGAACACGACCTGGCCGAGAACATCATCCACCTCGTGCTCGCCCGCCTGCCCGGCGCGCCGGAAGGATCGCGCGGCGTGTCGATGTTCCTCGTGCCGAAATACCACGTCAATGACGACGGTTCGCTCGGAACGAGGAACGACCTGCGCTGCGTCAGCCTCGAACACAAGCTCGGCATCAACGCCTCGCCCACCTGCGTGATGAGCTATGGCGACAACGGCGAATGCATCGGCGAACTGGTCGGACAGGAAAACCGCGGGCTCGCCGCGATGTTCACGATGATGAACAACGCCCGGATCAATGTCGGCAACCAGGGCGTGCAGATCGGGGAGCGGGCGACCCAGCAGGCGATCCATTACGCGAAGGACCGGGTCCAGTCGGCCCGCGCCGGTTCGCCCGACAAGAGCCCCGTCGCGATCATCGAGCATCCCGACGTGCGCCGCATGATCCTGCGGATGAAATCGCTCACCGAAGGCGTGCGCGCCCTGCTCTATTACTGCGCGGGGCTGGTCGATCGCGGGAATCTCGGCGACGGCGCGGCCAAGCTGCGCGCGGACATCCTCGTGCCGCTGGTCAAGGCGTGGGGGACGGATGTCGGGGTCGAGGTCGCGGGGATCGGGATCCAGGTCCACGGCGGCATGGGCTTCGTCGAGGAAACCGGCGCGGCGCAGCACTGGCGCGATTCCAGGATCGCCCCGATCTACGAAGGCACGAACGGCATCCAGGCGGCCGATCTCGTCACCCGCAAGCTCGGCCTCGAGGGGGGCAAGCCGATGATCGCCCTGTTCGAGGAAATCGCGCGCGACGCGGCGAAGGAACCGGCGCTGGCCGCGCTCGCGACCGATTGCGCTCATGTCGCGCGCTGGATGCAGGGCGAGGCGAGCCTCGACGATCGGCTTGCTGGCAGCGTCCCCTTCTGCACCATGGCGGCGGTCGCGGTCGCCGGCTGGCAGTTGACCAGGCAGGCCGAAGCGG contains these protein-coding regions:
- a CDS encoding acyl-CoA dehydrogenase — encoded protein: MTPFTPPTQDQLLAIRVNAGIEELQKSERFAHAEPDLVEAIVEGVGQFAAGEFAPLNRVGDLEGAKLENGVVRLPDGFKEAYEAYVEQGWNAIASPAEFGGQGLPFTLACNVLENLGAANMAFNLLPMLSVGAIDALEHHGSKDQQAKYLPDLVSGKWSGTMNLTEPAAGSDVGALRSTAEPVTDGPHAGKYRITGQKIYITWGEHDLAENIIHLVLARLPGAPEGSRGVSMFLVPKYHVNDDGSLGTRNDLRCVSLEHKLGINASPTCVMSYGDNGECIGELVGQENRGLAAMFTMMNNARINVGNQGVQIGERATQQAIHYAKDRVQSARAGSPDKSPVAIIEHPDVRRMILRMKSLTEGVRALLYYCAGLVDRGNLGDGAAKLRADILVPLVKAWGTDVGVEVAGIGIQVHGGMGFVEETGAAQHWRDSRIAPIYEGTNGIQAADLVTRKLGLEGGKPMIALFEEIARDAAKEPALAALATDCAHVARWMQGEASLDDRLAGSVPFCTMAAVAVAGWQLTRQAEAVANGAAPALETSKPVTVRFFLDRVVPEAHGLKASAIGGADLLYSLPSEKLAG
- a CDS encoding YihY/virulence factor BrkB family protein; the encoded protein is MRPIIASLKSGWTRANAENAPLLAAGIAYYAFLSFVPLLGAIVLAYGLIADPETIAGHAAALTEELPASSADLVTSQLESVTDRRSGTSGLGFVVALALALFGSRLAAGAVITAFDVAFRAREKRGLIRANLLALAVTLGAIVAFGIVAGATAVVSVFLAESGERFLTFALVGLVGVGGAVLAYRLVPNSEGRVSYAAALRGAVLFAIGWMGASAGFGFYVSNFGNYNATYGSLGAVVVFLTWLFISALLLLIGAFVARASAGGDAGAPTDP
- a CDS encoding CarD family transcriptional regulator, with the translated sequence MASNAPAFTVGDYVVYPKHGVGRVIELQSEEIAGMQLELYVLRFEKERMTLRVPVNKVESIGMRKLSSDKTLKEAMETLKGKPKVKRTMWSRRAQEYEAKINSGDLVSIAEVTRDLFRPEDQPEQSYSERQIFEAASSRLARELAAMEETDEQTALEKILGVLREHAPQYYENSEES
- a CDS encoding head GIN domain-containing protein; this translates as MIGNFISRMAPLAALALGTALAGCGADVRVNGMGGVPLAELDTNGPAPTRLVLASGDRVVLSEGDTLAITVDGDEEESARLRFSLEESTLGIGRKNGSWGSGSAVTVNVTMPPPESIAIAGSGTVRAVTLARDADISIGGSGDVAVERIAAGTLELNIGGSGSIRGAGTAERLEVNIGGSGDIDLTALKADRAEVSIGGAGDVAFASDGTVEATIAGSGDVRVTGSAKCEVTAFGSGRLTCSPAPAAATADPGEAEEPTAG
- a CDS encoding L-threonylcarbamoyladenylate synthase, with the translated sequence MRDKDTTPVVPADEEGIARAAAILEAGGLVAVPTETVYGLAARADSAEAVARIYAAKGRPDFNPLIVHVRDVEQAALYGDFSDPVLSDIAQVMWPGPLTLVVERRADAALAEAVTAGLPTVALRAPAHPVMRALLEAVDFPLAAPSANRSGFISPTSAEHVLASLDGRIDLVLDAGPTEAGVESTILRIGPDDAWHELRPGPVDVAALYRDYHDREMPVGQAPAGITAPGQLASHYAPGKPVRLDAAQAEADEFLIGFGPVTGDVTLSASGDVTEAAARLYHCLHEAARSDRPRIAVAPVPDRGVGRAVNDRLRRAATPPD